In Burkholderia savannae, one genomic interval encodes:
- the rnhB gene encoding ribonuclease HII, translating to MAATRKPRGAAAGAAQPALEFDAPGEIVCGVDEAGRGPLAGPVVAAAVVLDPARPIVGLDDSKALSAKKRERLFDEIVAHSLAYCVASASVEEIDTLNILHATMLAMKRAVEGLAVRPTLAKIDGNRCPTLAIRSEAIVGGDALVASISAASILAKVTRDRMLVELHAQFPMYGFDVHAGYGTPKHLAALREHGPCEHHRRSFAPVRAAFDLIR from the coding sequence ATGGCCGCGACTCGCAAACCCCGTGGGGCCGCGGCCGGCGCGGCCCAGCCGGCGCTCGAGTTCGATGCGCCGGGCGAGATCGTCTGCGGCGTCGACGAAGCAGGGCGCGGCCCGCTCGCCGGGCCCGTCGTCGCGGCCGCCGTCGTGCTCGACCCGGCGCGGCCGATCGTGGGGCTCGACGATTCGAAGGCGCTGTCCGCGAAGAAGCGCGAGCGGCTCTTCGACGAAATCGTCGCGCATTCGCTCGCGTACTGCGTTGCGTCGGCGAGCGTCGAGGAAATCGATACGCTCAACATACTGCACGCGACGATGCTTGCGATGAAGCGCGCCGTCGAAGGGCTCGCGGTGCGGCCGACGCTCGCGAAGATCGACGGCAACCGCTGTCCGACGCTTGCGATCCGCAGCGAGGCGATTGTCGGCGGCGACGCGCTCGTGGCGAGCATCTCGGCCGCGTCGATTCTCGCGAAGGTCACGCGCGACCGGATGCTCGTCGAGCTGCACGCGCAGTTCCCGATGTACGGATTCGACGTTCATGCGGGCTACGGCACGCCGAAACACCTCGCGGCGCTGCGCGAGCACGGCCCGTGCGAGCATCACCGCCGTTCGTTCGCGCCCGTGCGCGCGGCGTTCGATCTGATTCGATGA
- a CDS encoding TrmH family RNA methyltransferase, with protein sequence MKAITSRDNPLYKRLKALAGSTHQQRRGGQALLEGLHLASAYLDAAGQPELCVVTDGAFAHAEAREIVARVEPARLVTLPDALFGQLSNVVHGVGLLLLVARPAPALPERVAHTAVVLDGVQDAGNVGSILRSAAAAGVKQAFCTPGTAYAWSSKVLRSAMGAHFLLDIHEDVAADTLIERLAAPVALTDSHGARAIYDCDLSGPVVWVFGNEGAGVSARWRDAATHRVTIPQPGGMESLNVAAAAAICLFEQCRQQRARGV encoded by the coding sequence ATGAAAGCAATCACTTCCCGCGACAATCCGCTGTACAAGCGCCTGAAGGCGCTCGCGGGCTCGACGCATCAGCAGCGCCGCGGCGGCCAGGCGCTGCTCGAGGGGCTCCATCTCGCGAGCGCCTATCTCGATGCGGCCGGGCAGCCGGAGCTGTGCGTCGTCACCGACGGCGCGTTCGCGCACGCGGAGGCGCGCGAGATCGTCGCGCGCGTCGAGCCGGCGCGGCTCGTCACGCTGCCCGATGCGCTCTTCGGTCAACTGTCGAACGTCGTCCACGGCGTCGGTCTGCTGCTGCTCGTCGCCCGGCCGGCGCCCGCGCTGCCGGAGCGCGTCGCGCACACGGCGGTCGTGCTCGACGGCGTGCAGGACGCGGGCAACGTCGGTTCGATCCTGCGCAGCGCGGCCGCGGCGGGCGTGAAGCAGGCGTTCTGCACACCGGGCACCGCATATGCGTGGTCGTCGAAGGTGCTGCGCTCGGCGATGGGCGCGCACTTTCTGCTCGACATCCACGAGGACGTCGCCGCCGACACGCTGATCGAGCGGCTCGCGGCCCCGGTCGCGCTGACCGATTCGCACGGCGCGCGCGCGATCTACGACTGCGATTTGTCCGGGCCGGTCGTGTGGGTGTTCGGCAACGAGGGGGCGGGCGTATCCGCACGCTGGCGCGACGCGGCGACGCATCGCGTGACGATTCCGCAGCCGGGCGGGATGGAATCGTTGAACGTGGCTGCTGCGGCGGCGATTTGTCTTTTTGAGCAGTGTCGGCAGCAACGCGCGCGCGGCGTGTGA
- the ppsR gene encoding posphoenolpyruvate synthetase regulatory kinase/phosphorylase PpsR yields the protein MLPTVFIVSDGTGITAETFAHSILSQFDQKFRLVRVPFIDSLEKAYGTVQKINDTAQHDGRRPIVFTTLVDGESNEIVKRSNALVLDMFQRFVEPLEQELQLKSSHAMGRVHQNADTDEYKTRIEAINFSLAHDDGQSNRNLADADVILIGVSRSGKTPTSLYLAMQYGVKAANYPLIPEDFERGKLPTPLHPHRDKLFGLSIDPMRLSEIRNERRPGSKYAAPENCRYEINEAEAMMRREGVKWLSSTHKSIEEIATTILQEIKLEERQSY from the coding sequence ATGCTTCCAACCGTATTCATCGTCTCCGACGGCACCGGGATCACCGCCGAAACCTTCGCGCATTCGATCCTGTCCCAGTTCGACCAGAAGTTCCGGCTCGTGCGCGTGCCGTTCATCGATTCGCTCGAGAAGGCGTACGGCACCGTCCAGAAAATCAACGACACCGCGCAGCACGACGGCCGCCGGCCGATCGTGTTCACGACGCTCGTCGACGGCGAATCGAACGAGATCGTCAAGCGCTCGAACGCGCTCGTGCTCGACATGTTCCAGCGCTTCGTCGAGCCGCTCGAACAGGAGCTGCAGCTGAAGTCGAGCCATGCGATGGGCCGCGTTCACCAGAACGCGGACACCGATGAATACAAGACGCGGATCGAAGCGATCAACTTCTCGCTCGCGCACGACGACGGCCAGTCCAACCGCAATCTCGCCGACGCGGACGTGATCCTGATCGGCGTGTCGCGCAGCGGCAAGACGCCGACCAGCCTCTATCTCGCGATGCAGTACGGCGTGAAGGCGGCGAACTATCCGCTGATCCCGGAAGACTTCGAGCGCGGCAAGCTGCCGACGCCGCTCCACCCGCACCGCGACAAGCTGTTCGGATTGTCGATCGACCCGATGCGCCTCTCCGAAATCCGCAACGAGCGCCGCCCCGGCAGCAAGTACGCCGCGCCGGAGAACTGCCGCTACGAAATCAACGAGGCGGAAGCGATGATGCGGCGCGAAGGGGTCAAATGGCTGTCGTCGACGCACAAGTCGATCGAGGAGATCGCGACGACGATCCTGCAGGAAATCAAGCTCGAGGAACGGCAATCGTATTGA